Genomic DNA from Deltaproteobacteria bacterium:
GGGAGAGATCTCCTTCCGAGATCCGTACGGCCGATTGTCTGAGCCGGTTTAAAGGCCTGGTGATCTGTCTGGAGACAGGTACCACCAGGAGGGCGATAATCACGCCGATCACGACCAGCCCGAGGGCAAAGCCCCGTTTGTGGGGTCTTGTATCGATGGGTTGAAAAAGGGCATGGAGGACCCCGGTTTGTCCATCACCCATCCGGATGGGGATGAGGACGTAGAATCCGCCTCCTTTTCTGAAGTCCTTATAGACCTTATAAGGCCCCATGTTTAATCCCCGCCCCCTGACAAACCGTTCTTCCACATCCTTGGGGATGCCGACGTCAAAGGACCTGGCCAGGGCGCCTCCATCGGGTCCGGTGAGCCAGAAACGGGCACTATAGATCTCCCCCATTCGCAGGATGAGGTCTTTCAACGCCTGGTTTTGGGAGGGGGACAGGAGAGGTTCCGATCGGATCTTGTCCTCCACGAACGCTTTCACGAGGGTGGCCTGACTTTGCATCTGCTGCTCAAAATGGTCCCGGAATTGCTTTCCGGCAAAATGGACAAACAGGACAAAGATGAGTGCCTCGGTGATGACCAGGATGCCCAGGAAAGAGAGGAATATTTTCGTATAAAGCCTGCTGATCTTCATGATGCATCCACAAACATGTACCCGGTCCCCCACACCGTCTTGATCCGCTCCGGGGACCGGGGATCACGCTCCACCTTTGCACGCAGTTTGCTGATGTGGACATCGATGCTTCGGTCGAAGGCCATAAAATCGCGACCCCTGGCCATATTCATCAATTCGTCGCGGCTCAGTACCCTGTTGGGGTGTTCCATCAGTACCCTGAGGAGTTCATATTCGGTTGATGACAATGCCGTTTCGTCTCCTTCCACCACGATCATGCGCCTTGCCTTGTCCAGGACAAGGCCTCCGGACCGGAGGATAAGATCTTCGCCCCTCTCTGTTTCTCTTGCCCCCGGCGCGGCCGACCGCCGAAGCACGGCCCGCATCCGGGCCAGCAGTTCACGGGGGTTGAACGGTTTGGGCAGGTAGTCGTCGGCCCCTACTTCCAGTCCCACGATACGATCCGCGTCTTCTCCCCTGGCCGTGAGCATGATCACCGGGACAGTGAAGGCCGTGCGAATCTCTCGAAGGACCTCCAAGCCATCCTTCCCGGGCATCATGATGTCCAGTATGATGATGTCCGGGTTCACTGTCTTGATGGTTCCCAGTATCCCGGTGCCGTCAGGGAGCGTCGAGACCTGAAACCCGTATCCTGTGAGATATTCGGTCAAAAGGTCTCTAAGCTTTTTGTCATCATCTACGATCAAAATCGTTTTGTCCATATAACTCCTTGCTAATTTTCACTTTTTTACACTTCTTAACATTTTTTTACATTCCCCACAAACATTCTTTACGTCCCGGGTCTATTCTCATGACAAAAGGGCGCTCGAAACACAAACACTAAACAAAGGAGGAGTCATTATGGTGAAGAGAAGAACCGTGGCGGTGGGGTTGGCGTTGCTGGGAATTATGGTGATTGCCGGGGCCGGGGTTGCCGGGTGCCACAGGCCCCCGGGATATTGCGGCGGAGGTTTTCATGGAAAGGAATTTCCCAAGGATGTTCTCGAAAGGATGGACTCGGAGATAGAAACGCTTGAACTGACAGGGGTCCAACAGGAGGCATACGGGGAGATCCGGGAAAGGGTGGAAAGCGAATTAATGGAGATGGGACAGGGAAGAAAGGCCTTTTTTCAGGAGGTCAAAACGGAGATGGACAAGGACGCGCCCGATTTGGGTGTGGTGGCCGATCTTTTAAAATCCCACGGCAGGCAGTTTCCGGATCGAATGGCCTTTTTCGTGGACCAGTTTATGAATTTCTACCAGGTTCTTGATATGGAACAGAAGGAGAAGGTTGTCGCCCACTTGAAGGGCAAATTCAAGAAATTCGAGGCATTCAGGGCGCTTGTCGCCGAGTAAGGGGATTCAGGGTCCCCTGAGCCGCAGCAACGGCTCAGGGAAACCTCCATTGATGCATTCATGCCCGACAAACAACCCGGCGATGCGTCAGAAAGGAGAAGAGATGATAGAATTTCTTTCGAGAAGAGAGTTCATGAGCAGGAGCGCCGTGCTGGCGGGCGGGGCCCTGGTGGCCCTGGCCGTGGGCAGGGACCTGGTCTCTCCCAGAGAAGTCCGGGCCGGAGAAGTCCGGTTCATCGAGACCCGGTGCGGAGAAACCCGCAAAAAAGAGAGGATACTTATCGCCTATGCCAGCCGATGCGGTTCCACGGGCGGCGTGGCCGATGCCATAGGAGGTGTTTTTTGCGAGGCAGGGGCCTGTGTGGACGTGCTTCGGGTAGGAAACGTGCAGGATCTGACGCCTTACCGTGCCGTTGTTGTCGGGAGCGCCGTTCACAGCGACCAATGGCTCTCCGAGGCCTCGGAGTTTGTCATTCAAAACCAAGAGGTGCTGGGCCGTCTCCCCGTGGCCTATTTTCTGACCTGTCTCACCCTTGTCAGACCCACGGAGGAAAACCGGATGAAGGCCTTAGGGTTCCTGGATCCCCTGCACCGGGATGCACCCCAAGTGACGCCCGTAGGCATCGGTCTCTTTGCAGGCGTTCTGGATTATGACAAGCTCTCTTTCATGGTGCGAACGGTCATGAAGATCAAGATGAAAGACAAAGGCGTGGATGAAGGCGATTACAGGGATTGGGCATCCATTCGATCCTGGACCCGGGACGTCGCGCCAAAACTCTTGAACGGCAGCGATGCCTCAACGTCAGCTACAGGTTAACAGGACTCAGGCTTTCAGTATGGGTTCAGGCATAGTCGCCCTGAAGGCGCTCAAAGACCACGAGCCGGCGGCGATGGGGGGAATGGGGAATCTTGTAGGAGAGATCATGGGTCAATGTGTAGTCACCCGGGAAACGGGCCAGGCCTTCCCGGATCTCCGTATCGCAGTTGGGGCCTTTCATGAAGATGGCCCGGCCGCCCGGCACCAGACACCGGCGCACCCGGGCCAGGGTGCTTGCGATCGGTTCCACTGCCCGGGTAATGACGCCCGCTGCCGGACGATCATAGGAGGCGTAGATCTTTCCCTCATGAATCTCGATCCCTTTCAGGTCCAGGGCTTCGATCACCTCGTGCAGAAAGCGCACCCGCCGATGTCTCCCCTCGGAGAGGATGATGTGGGTATCGGGGCGCACAATCTTGAGGGGGATGCCCGGCAGACCCGCGCCCGTACCGATATCCAGAAGCGGAGAAGGGAGCCTCCCTCCCAACAGACCGACCGGCAGAATCGAATCAATATAGTGCTTCTGGACCATACTGTCGAACTGATAGATCCGGGTCAGGTCATAGGCCGCATTCTTTTCGCGTAAAAGCGTATGATATTGCCACAGCTTCTTGTATTGTTTTTCTGTAAGGAGTAGATTGGATTTCACGAACCATGATTTCAAGGCAGGGAGCCCCGGAGGCATTTTCTTCGACGCGGGCCTGCGTTCTTGCTGAACCTTTGTTTTTTGTTTCGTTGACCGAGGTCCCATGGATCACCACCCCATATCCTTTCCAAAGCGTTCTCTTTCCACAGACGCCCTCGAGGTCCTCTACGAAGACAACCATCTCATTTCGGTGAACAAACCGGCCGGCATGCTGGTGCAGGGGGACAGATCGGGAGAAGAGAGCCTCATGGACATCGTGAAGGAGTATATCAAAGAGCGCTATCAAAAGCCAGGGAATGTCTTTTTGGGGCTGGTCCACCGTCTGGACCGTCCGGTATCCGGGGTGGTTCTCTTTGCGAGGACCTCCAAGGCGGCCTCCCGGTTGATGAGACAGTGGAAGGCCCATGAGGTGAAAAAGACCTACTGGGCCGTGGTGGAGGGGGTGCTGAAACCGGAACAGGGGAAACTCGTAGGGCATCTGAGGAAATCCGGAAAGCGTGTCCGTACGGC
This window encodes:
- a CDS encoding response regulator yields the protein MDKTILIVDDDKKLRDLLTEYLTGYGFQVSTLPDGTGILGTIKTVNPDIIILDIMMPGKDGLEVLREIRTAFTVPVIMLTARGEDADRIVGLEVGADDYLPKPFNPRELLARMRAVLRRSAAPGARETERGEDLILRSGGLVLDKARRMIVVEGDETALSSTEYELLRVLMEHPNRVLSRDELMNMARGRDFMAFDRSIDVHISKLRAKVERDPRSPERIKTVWGTGYMFVDAS
- the rsmG gene encoding 16S rRNA (guanine(527)-N(7))-methyltransferase RsmG, whose protein sequence is MKSNLLLTEKQYKKLWQYHTLLREKNAAYDLTRIYQFDSMVQKHYIDSILPVGLLGGRLPSPLLDIGTGAGLPGIPLKIVRPDTHIILSEGRHRRVRFLHEVIEALDLKGIEIHEGKIYASYDRPAAGVITRAVEPIASTLARVRRCLVPGGRAIFMKGPNCDTEIREGLARFPGDYTLTHDLSYKIPHSPHRRRLVVFERLQGDYA
- a CDS encoding RNA pseudouridine synthase: MDHHPISFPKRSLSTDALEVLYEDNHLISVNKPAGMLVQGDRSGEESLMDIVKEYIKERYQKPGNVFLGLVHRLDRPVSGVVLFARTSKAASRLMRQWKAHEVKKTYWAVVEGVLKPEQGKLVGHLRKSGKRVRTAKEGDPGAKEAMLEYRTLALGKRSSLVEIGLITGRKHQIRAQLSQAGCPVEGDVKYGAGEFLRDKTIRLVARSLSFRHPIAGLEMTLSVDTSDLEREFSMS
- a CDS encoding flavodoxin domain-containing protein, yielding MIEFLSRREFMSRSAVLAGGALVALAVGRDLVSPREVRAGEVRFIETRCGETRKKERILIAYASRCGSTGGVADAIGGVFCEAGACVDVLRVGNVQDLTPYRAVVVGSAVHSDQWLSEASEFVIQNQEVLGRLPVAYFLTCLTLVRPTEENRMKALGFLDPLHRDAPQVTPVGIGLFAGVLDYDKLSFMVRTVMKIKMKDKGVDEGDYRDWASIRSWTRDVAPKLLNGSDASTSATG